A genomic segment from Enoplosus armatus isolate fEnoArm2 chromosome 12, fEnoArm2.hap1, whole genome shotgun sequence encodes:
- the yipf3 gene encoding protein YIPF3, with translation MSAGSGNRNTNTEPWGSFDDNLIQGSGSAVVDMENMDDTSGSSFEDMGEMHQRMKEEEEVAAEAAATEDDVAEDGEFLGMKGLKGQLGRQVADEVWQAGKRQASRAFNLYANIDILRPYFDVEPVQVRSRLMESMIPVRMINFPQKIAGELYGPLMLVFTLVAILLHGMKTSGTVIREGTLMGTAIGTCFGYWLCVSSFIYFLAYLVNAQITMLQMLSLLGYGLFGHCVVLLITYNIHFHFLFYVLWLLVGGLSTLRMVAALLSRTVGQTPRLLLCGTLSVLHMLFLLYLHFAYHKIVEGLLDSLEGPNMAPMQRVARDVPELTLNATVRSLGVLLRTH, from the exons ATGTCTGCGGGCTCCGGGAACAGAAACACGAACACGGAACCATGGGGAAGCTTCGATGATAACCTCATCCAG ggcAGCGGCTCAGCGGTCGTGGACATGGAGAACATGGACGACACGTCGGGCTCCAGCTTCGAGGACATGGGAGAGATGCAccagaggatgaaggaggaggaggaagtggcgGCCGAGGCGGCAGCCACTGAGGACGACGTCGCAGAAGACGGAGAGTTTCTGGGCATGAAGGGGTTAAAGGGCCAGCTGGGCCGACAGGTGGCGGACGAA GTGTGGCAGGCGGGAAAGCGTCAGGCCTCTAGAGCTTTCAACCTGTACGCCAACATCGACATCCTGAGGCCATACTTTGACGTGGAGCCGGTGCAGGTCCGCAGCAG GCTGATGGAGTCCATGATACCTGTCCGCATGATCAACTTCCCCCAG AAGATCGCAGGTGAGCTGTATGGTCCTCTGATGCTGGTCTTCACTCTGGTGGCGATCCTGCTGCACGGCATGAAGACGTCAGGAACTGTCATc agggAGGGGACCCTGATGGGAACAGCTATAGGAACATGTTTTGGGTACTGgctctgtgtttcctccttcATCTACTTCCTGGCGTACCTGGTCAACGCTCAGATCACCATGCTGCAGATGCTCTCCCTGCTG GGTTACGGTCTTTTTGGTCACTGCGTGGTCCTTCTCATCACCTACAACATccacttccacttcctgttctaCGTCCTGTGGCTGCTGGTTGGAGGATTGTCCACTCTGCGCATG GTAGCGGCTCTGCTGTCTCGTACGGTGGGTCAGACTCCTCGTCTTCTCCTCTGTGggactctgtctgtcctccacaTGCTCTTCCTGCTCTACCTTCACTTCGCCTACCACAAGATCGTAGAAG GGCTGCTGGACTCCCTGGAAGGACCCAACATGGCTCCCATGCAACGTGTGGCCAGAGACGTGCCTGAACTGACACTCAACGCCACAGTGAGGAGCCTGGGGGTCCTGCTGAGGACTCACTGa
- the dnph1 gene encoding 5-hydroxymethyl-dUMP N-hydrolase: MVERHHHTEPRLRPARETAAGRRDSDREINRETDRMKVYFCGSIRGGRDDVHVYRRIVQKLQSYGTVLTEHVSSTEVTERGEDATAAGERAIHDRDMDWLRQSDVIVAEVTQPSLGVGYELGRAVDMKKKIFCLFRPSSGRSLSAMIRGADDGGLFVVRDYSEDEVENILDEFFNKLKRT, encoded by the exons ATGGTGGAACGTCACCACCACACAGAGCCTCGTTTGCGTCCAGCGCGGGAAACGGCGGCAGGAAGACGCGactcagacagagagataaacagagagacagacaggatgaAGGTGTATTTCTGCGGGAGTATACGCGGCGGGAGAGATGACGTGCACGTTTACCGGAGGATCGTTCAGAAGCTGCAGAGCTACGGGACCGTGCTGACCGAGCACGTGAGCAGCACAGAGGTCACcgagagag gagaggacgccacagcagcaggagaacGAGCCATTCATGACCGGGACATGGACTGGCTCCGACAGTCTGACG TCATCGTGGCGGAGGTGACGCAGCCGTCTCTGGGCGTCGGCTACGAGCTCGGCCGTGCCGtcgacatgaagaagaaaatcttCTGTCTGTTCAGACCGTCGTCAGGACGCA GTCTCTCGGCCATGATTCGAGGAGCTGATGACGGCGGGCTCTTCGTGGTGAGAGACTACAGCGAGGACGAGGTGGAGAACATTCTGGACGAGTTCTTCAACAAACTGAAGAGAACCTGA
- the tjap1 gene encoding tight junction-associated protein 1, whose protein sequence is MTSTAPARKPYRKAPPQHRETRHTLPVAPPPPVLQHDISQEALSDSDRIRILQQQNEDLQRRLSLSTHKMEAMEAEFDGSRHYMEAELSRTRDDLDKMRDKFRRLQNSYTASQRANQDLEEKLHALLRKVERDKKTMDQEIVELTNKLLDAKNTIDRLEELNERYRQDCNLAVQLLKCNKSHFRNHKFADLPYELQDMLNKHMKSSLPERGPAPGSQDPDTLSLTPADVVPTSVIARVLEKPEPLVLNSAQSSSCGRPVAEDVFVHVDMTGPPGAEGRGRENGGSQEAAQQNGSCRSQSSLDGQSGGEEAGGAPSFEKLNPYPAPLPPHPLYPGRKVIEFSSDDKVKIPKNSPLPNCTYATRQAISLSLVQNDDERLTPGSPAPSSSSGGGVHHHTPPSQREAASEPLSNQSSPFSSPPQAPSVLASSGSSEEDLLASWQRMFVEKMAPSCDGSVVHRTSFSSQTAQELQRRRPTPGGGASSSSDCHRAAYSDGEEGSSARSWTPSRGSSLDTDTDTDPRPGRRGRYGGGDGGSMEEGERLLMNLEDDGGSGDTAVTVATSPADSRRKALEEEEEEESSAEERDVLPHDLPVISPRLLDFDPALAAAAAAPQRPQKSPKRMGVHHLHRKDSLTRAQEQGTLLD, encoded by the exons ATGACGAGCACGGCCCCGGCCAGGAAGCCGTACCGTAAGGCTCCGCCGCAGCACCGTGAGACGCGCCATACCCTGCCCGTTGCTCCGCCCCCACCTGTGCTGCAGCACGACATCAGTCAG GAGGCTTTATCAGACTCTGACAGAATCAG aatcctccagcagcagaatgAGGACCTGCAGcgccgcctctctctctccacccacaAGATGGAGGCCATGGAGGCAGAGTTTGACGGCAGCCGTCACTACATGGAGGCGGAGCTCAGCCGGACCAGAGACGACCTGGACAAGATGAGGGACAAGTTCCGCAG actcCAGAACAGCTACACAGCATCTCAGAGAGCCAATCAGGATCTGGAGGAGAAGCTTCACGCTCTG CTACGGAAGGTGGAGAGGGACAAAAAGACGATGGACCAGGAGATCGTGGAGCTCACCAACAAACTGCTTGACGCCAAGAACACCATTGACCGACTGGAGGAGCTCAAC GAGCGTTACAGGCAGGACTGTAACTTGGCCGTCCAGCTGCTCAAGTGCAACAAGTCGCACTTCAGGAACCACAAGTTTGCTGAT ctgcCTTATGAGCTTCAGGACATGCTGAATAAACACATGAAGAGCAGCCTGCCGGAGCGAGGCCCCGCCCCCGGCTCTCAAGACCCGGACACGCTCAGTTTGACTCCCGCTGACGTTGTGCCGACTTCTGTCATTGCCCGCGTCCTGGAGAAACCTGAGCCATTGGTCCTGAACTCTGCCCAGTCCAGCAGCTGCGGCCGGCCCGTTGCCGAGGACGTCTTTGTGCATGTGGACATGACAGGCCCTCCGGGGGCTGAGGGCCGTGGCCGGGAAAACGGCGGCAGTCAGGAGGCAGCGCAGCAGAATGGTTCCTGTCGCAGTCAGAGCAGTCTGGACGGGCAGTCGGGTGGAGAGGAGGCGGGCGGGGCTCCATCCTTCGAGAAGCTGAACCCATACCCGGCGCcactgcccccccacccactcTACCCTGGCCGCAAGGTTATTGAGTTCTCGTCAGACGACAAAGTGAAGATCCCCAAAAACTCCCCGCTGCCGAACTGCACCTACGCCACGCGGCAGGCCATCTCTCTGAGCCTTGTCCAGAACGACGATGAGCGGCTGACCCCCGgcagccccgccccctcctcctcctccggcgGGGGGGTCCACCATCACACACCGCCGTCACAACGGGAAGCCGCCAGCGAGCCACTATCCAACCAGTCCAGCCCGTTCAGCAGCCCGCCGCAG gctCCCAGCGTTCTGGCGAGCTCCGGCAGCTCTGAGGAGGACCTGCTGGCCAGCTGGCAGCGGATGTTTGTGGAAAAGATGGCGCCATCCTGCGACGGCTCGGTGGTTCACCGCACGTCGTTCAGCAGTCAGACGGctcaggagctgcagaggaggaggccgaCGCCGGGGGGCGGGGCTTCATCCTCCTCCGACTGCCACAGAGCGGCGTACTCAGACGGTGAAGAGGGCTCGTCGGCGCGGAGCTGGACGCCGAGCCGCGGGTCCAGCCTCGACACCGACACTGACACCGACCCCCGGCCCGGCAGGAGGGGGCGCTACGGTGGCGGTGACGGTGGCTCCATGGAGGAGGGCGAGAGGCTGCTGATGAACCTGGAGGATGACGGCGGCAGCGGGGACACAGCGGTCACCGTGGCGACCAGCCCCGCCGACAGCCGCAGAAAGGCgctagaagaggaggaggaggaggagagctcggctgaggagagagatgtCCTCCCCCACGACCTGCCCGTCATCTCGCCCCGCCTCCTGGACTTCGACCCCGCCctcgccgccgccgccgccgctccACAGCGGCCGCAGAAGAGCCCGAAGAGGATGGGCGTACACCATCTGCACCGCAAAGACAGCCTGACCCGAGCCCAGGAGCAAGGCACGCTGCTGGACTGA